The proteins below are encoded in one region of Aeromonas veronii:
- the miaE gene encoding tRNA isopentenyl-2-thiomethyl-A-37 hydroxylase MiaE, which translates to MDDLLAPVRQFLHCETPDEWVEMARDPAQLSTLLIDHANCENKAALTAHSLVRRYCLPKGKRHLLPKLEFYRELDAIPEKAEILGKRTMGESDRSVFAELERNPLLFPMVRLIQEELHHFEQVLALMQARDIPYGPVSASRYARSLLTHVRTYEPAAVVDKMIIGAYIEARSCERFAKLAPHLDEELGRFYVSLLRSEARHYQDYLALAEQFAEEDISERVAFFGKIEAELICSPDPQFRFHSGLPVRSDSC; encoded by the coding sequence TGCTAGCCCCCGTTCGCCAGTTCCTGCATTGTGAGACCCCGGATGAGTGGGTGGAGATGGCGCGGGATCCCGCCCAGTTGTCGACCCTGCTCATCGATCACGCCAACTGCGAGAACAAGGCCGCCCTGACCGCCCACAGTCTGGTGCGCCGCTACTGCCTGCCCAAGGGCAAGCGCCATCTGCTGCCCAAGCTCGAGTTTTACCGGGAGCTAGACGCCATCCCCGAGAAGGCGGAGATCCTGGGCAAGCGCACCATGGGGGAGTCGGACAGAAGCGTGTTTGCCGAGCTTGAGCGCAACCCCTTGCTGTTTCCCATGGTCAGGCTCATTCAGGAGGAGCTGCACCACTTCGAGCAGGTGCTGGCGCTGATGCAGGCCCGCGACATCCCCTATGGCCCGGTCAGCGCCTCCCGCTACGCCCGCAGCCTGCTCACCCATGTGCGCACCTACGAGCCCGCGGCCGTGGTGGACAAGATGATCATCGGTGCCTACATCGAGGCGCGATCCTGCGAGCGCTTCGCCAAGCTGGCTCCCCATCTGGACGAAGAATTGGGGCGCTTCTATGTCTCCCTGCTGCGCTCGGAGGCGCGTCACTACCAGGATTATCTGGCCCTGGCGGAACAGTTTGCCGAGGAGGATATCAGCGAGCGGGTGGCCTTCTTCGGGAAGATAGAGGCGGAGCTCATCTGCTCACCGGATCCGCAGTTCAGGTTCCATAGCGGACTGCCTGTCAGATCTGACAGTTGTTGA
- the sapA gene encoding ABC transporter substrate-binding protein SapA, protein MLKPMLLGLLVLVTGCQKQDDASKTGLIYCVEGAPQTFNPQLANSAVTLDASARPLYDRLLEVNANTLSIEGGLATRWQISDDGLTYRLTLRKGVTFHRTPWFNPSRPFNADDVVFTYHRLLDEHHPYHHISGGDYPYFSSLGLSSLIKRVYKKGPHEVVFELNRPDSSFLATLASDYAIVLSAEYGEQMQKAGTPELLDSRPIGTGPFSFKEYRHNEFVRYLRHPGYWGGEARIEQLIYDITPKSSKRLAKLLTGECDVMSTPSASQLSVIDKDSHLNLSVQSGMNVAFLALNTRKAPFNKVKVRQAIASAINVQNLLQAVYFETGQPAVSLLPPLSWGYNPSLHLRKQDLKLARQLLAEAGFPHGFEMQVLVQPGARPYNPDGLKTAQLMRSDLAKIGVKLKIVQQAWPVIETRLAKGQYDSLLSGWVADNADPDNFFRQLLSCAAVERGNNYSRWCSPAFDQLLDDAVTTPQLAFRLRNYYYAQTLLGEQLPVIPLAHALRTQVSRNDIEGLALMPFGGTTFNQAHRE, encoded by the coding sequence ATGCTCAAACCAATGCTGCTCGGGCTGCTGGTGCTGGTCACCGGTTGTCAGAAACAGGACGACGCCTCCAAGACAGGGCTCATCTATTGCGTCGAAGGGGCGCCCCAGACCTTCAACCCGCAGCTCGCCAACTCGGCGGTGACCCTGGATGCCAGCGCCCGCCCCCTCTACGATCGCCTGCTGGAGGTCAACGCCAATACCCTGAGCATCGAAGGGGGGCTGGCCACCCGTTGGCAGATCAGTGACGACGGCCTGACTTACCGCCTCACCCTGCGCAAGGGGGTGACCTTCCATCGCACTCCCTGGTTCAATCCATCCCGTCCCTTCAACGCCGACGACGTGGTATTCACCTATCATCGCCTACTGGATGAGCATCACCCCTACCACCACATCTCAGGTGGCGATTACCCCTATTTCTCGAGCCTCGGCCTCTCCTCCCTCATCAAGCGGGTCTACAAGAAGGGCCCCCATGAGGTGGTATTCGAGCTGAATCGGCCGGACTCCTCCTTCCTCGCCACCCTGGCCAGCGACTACGCCATCGTGCTCTCGGCAGAGTATGGCGAGCAGATGCAAAAGGCAGGTACCCCCGAGCTGCTCGACAGCCGCCCCATCGGTACCGGTCCCTTCAGCTTCAAGGAGTACCGCCACAACGAGTTCGTGCGCTACCTGCGCCATCCCGGCTACTGGGGCGGCGAGGCCAGGATTGAGCAGCTCATCTACGACATTACCCCCAAATCCTCCAAGCGGCTCGCCAAACTGCTGACCGGGGAATGCGACGTGATGAGCACCCCCTCCGCCAGCCAGCTGTCGGTGATCGACAAGGATTCCCACCTCAATCTGTCGGTACAGTCGGGCATGAACGTCGCCTTCCTCGCCCTCAACACCCGCAAGGCACCGTTCAACAAGGTGAAGGTTCGCCAGGCCATCGCCAGCGCCATCAATGTGCAGAACCTGCTGCAGGCGGTCTATTTCGAGACCGGACAACCGGCGGTCAGCCTGCTGCCGCCCCTCTCCTGGGGCTACAACCCCTCCTTGCACCTGCGCAAGCAGGATCTCAAGCTCGCCCGTCAACTGCTCGCCGAGGCTGGTTTCCCCCACGGTTTCGAGATGCAGGTGCTGGTCCAGCCAGGGGCGCGCCCCTACAACCCCGATGGCCTCAAGACCGCCCAGCTGATGCGCAGCGATCTGGCCAAGATTGGGGTGAAGCTGAAAATCGTGCAGCAGGCCTGGCCGGTCATCGAGACCCGGCTCGCCAAGGGGCAATATGACAGCCTGCTCTCCGGCTGGGTCGCCGACAACGCGGATCCGGACAACTTCTTCCGTCAGCTGCTCAGCTGCGCCGCCGTCGAGCGGGGCAACAACTACAGCCGCTGGTGCAGCCCCGCCTTCGATCAGCTGCTTGACGATGCGGTGACCACGCCCCAGCTCGCCTTCCGGCTGCGCAATTACTACTATGCCCAGACCCTGCTCGGCGAGCAGTTGCCGGTGATCCCCCTGGCCCATGCCCTGCGCACTCAGGTGAGCCGCAACGATATCGAGGGGCTGGCCCTTATGCCCTTTGGGGGCACCACGTTCAATCAGGCCCATCGGGAGTGA
- a CDS encoding peptide ABC transporter ATP-binding protein, translated as MPLLDIRNLTIEIDTPQGKVKAVDKVSLTLSEGEIRGLVGESGSGKSLVAKVIVGIQKDNWTVRADRMRFNDMDLLTMAPKERRRIMGREIAMIFQDPISCLDPSTEIGTQLEEAIPTDSFVGKLWQRFQWRKKRAIALLHRVGVKDHRKVMRAYPHELSDGMCQKVMIAMAIANQPRLLVADEPTSAMESTTHSQILRLLDKMNKLGNTTILIISNDVAAIANLTDTINIMYCGQMVEVGTREQIMTSPHHPYTDALLKSIPDFDKLVRHKSRLETLPGVIPPLQHLPIGCRLGPRCPYAQKQCVQTPLMSKVKGHQFSCHFPLNMEEPKK; from the coding sequence ATGCCCTTGCTTGATATCCGCAACCTCACCATCGAGATTGACACACCCCAGGGCAAGGTCAAGGCGGTGGACAAGGTCAGCCTGACCTTGAGCGAGGGAGAAATTCGCGGCCTCGTCGGCGAATCCGGCTCCGGCAAGAGCCTGGTGGCCAAGGTGATCGTCGGCATCCAGAAGGACAACTGGACGGTGCGCGCCGACCGGATGCGCTTCAACGACATGGATCTGCTGACCATGGCCCCCAAGGAGCGGCGCCGCATCATGGGCCGGGAGATCGCCATGATCTTCCAGGATCCCATCAGCTGTCTCGACCCCTCGACGGAGATTGGCACCCAGCTGGAAGAGGCCATCCCCACCGACTCCTTCGTCGGCAAGCTCTGGCAGCGCTTCCAGTGGCGCAAGAAGCGGGCCATCGCCCTCTTGCACCGGGTCGGGGTCAAGGATCACCGCAAGGTGATGCGGGCCTATCCCCACGAGCTCTCGGACGGCATGTGCCAGAAGGTGATGATCGCCATGGCCATCGCCAATCAGCCGCGCCTGCTGGTAGCGGACGAGCCCACCAGCGCCATGGAGTCCACCACCCACTCCCAGATCCTGCGGCTGCTGGACAAGATGAACAAGCTGGGCAACACCACCATCCTGATCATCAGCAACGACGTCGCCGCCATCGCCAACCTGACCGACACCATCAACATCATGTACTGCGGTCAGATGGTAGAGGTGGGGACCCGCGAGCAGATCATGACCAGCCCTCATCACCCTTATACGGACGCCCTGCTCAAATCCATCCCGGACTTTGACAAGCTGGTGCGCCACAAGTCCCGGCTCGAAACCCTGCCCGGGGTGATCCCTCCCCTGCAGCACCTGCCCATCGGCTGCCGGCTCGGCCCTCGCTGCCCCTATGCCCAGAAGCAGTGCGTGCAGACCCCGCTGATGAGCAAGGTGAAGGGACACCAGTTCAGCTGCCACTTCCCCCTCAACATGGAAGAGCCGAAGAAATGA
- a CDS encoding ABC transporter permease subunit translates to MQDKSSLYPELRILSPLEQTWAAYRRNPLAMAGLWCFGLLLLITLIGPLVVPYGIDDQHSTRLLLPPSWASTGNIDYFLGTDDLGRDILSRLVVGARLTFGNALLVVLIALIIGSAIGILGGMSKGVKSSVLHHLLDTLLSIPSLLLAIIVVAILGPGLFNTLIAITLALIPPFIRATYNAVHTEMQKEYIIASRLDGSPPSRIMRLAILPNIVETLVAQTTRTLSAATLDISAVGFLGLGAQSPQPEWGAMLADSSDLIYLAPWTVTLPGMAILFSVLVTNVVGEGIREALKEGND, encoded by the coding sequence ATGCAAGATAAATCGAGCCTCTACCCGGAACTCAGGATCCTCTCCCCCCTGGAGCAGACCTGGGCCGCCTATCGCCGCAATCCCCTGGCCATGGCCGGACTATGGTGTTTCGGCCTGTTGCTGCTCATCACCCTCATCGGTCCCCTGGTGGTGCCCTATGGCATCGATGATCAGCACAGCACCCGCCTGTTGCTGCCCCCCTCCTGGGCCAGCACCGGCAACATCGACTACTTCCTCGGCACCGATGATCTGGGCCGTGACATCCTCTCCCGCCTGGTGGTGGGGGCCCGTCTGACCTTCGGCAATGCCCTGCTGGTGGTGCTGATTGCCCTGATCATCGGCTCCGCCATCGGCATCCTCGGCGGCATGAGCAAGGGGGTGAAATCGAGTGTGCTGCACCATCTGCTCGATACCCTGCTCTCCATCCCCTCATTGCTGCTGGCCATCATAGTGGTGGCCATCCTGGGGCCTGGCCTGTTCAACACCCTGATCGCCATCACCCTGGCGCTCATTCCGCCGTTCATCCGGGCCACCTACAACGCGGTCCACACCGAGATGCAGAAGGAGTACATCATCGCCAGCCGCCTCGACGGCTCGCCCCCCTCCCGCATCATGCGTCTCGCCATCTTGCCGAACATCGTCGAGACCCTGGTGGCCCAGACCACCCGCACCCTCTCCGCCGCCACCCTGGACATCTCGGCGGTGGGCTTCCTCGGCCTCGGCGCCCAATCCCCCCAGCCGGAGTGGGGTGCCATGCTGGCGGATTCGAGCGACCTCATCTATCTCGCTCCCTGGACCGTGACCCTGCCCGGCATGGCCATCCTGTTCAGCGTGCTGGTGACCAACGTGGTGGGTGAAGGGATCCGCGAAGCGCTCAAGGAGGGGAACGACTGA
- the pspC gene encoding envelope stress response membrane protein PspC, translating into MSAANSQRNLYRDPQQGKIAGVCAGLADYFGVETWIVRLLAISGLIFAGFITFTAYIAAWFLLDKKPVTLYGEQDADFGELRMKARSWQAGVTPHQALGRIAQELDSLEPRLQRMEKLVTSKEFNLQREFSKL; encoded by the coding sequence ATGAGCGCCGCCAACAGTCAACGCAACCTTTATCGGGATCCCCAGCAGGGCAAGATTGCCGGCGTCTGCGCCGGCCTTGCCGACTACTTTGGAGTGGAGACCTGGATAGTGCGGCTGCTGGCCATCAGCGGTCTCATCTTCGCCGGTTTCATCACCTTCACCGCCTATATTGCAGCCTGGTTCCTGCTCGACAAGAAACCGGTGACCCTCTATGGGGAGCAGGATGCCGATTTTGGCGAGCTGCGCATGAAGGCGCGCAGCTGGCAGGCGGGGGTTACCCCTCATCAGGCGCTGGGACGAATCGCCCAGGAGCTCGACAGCCTGGAGCCGAGATTGCAGCGCATGGAGAAGCTGGTCACCTCCAAGGAGTTCAACTTGCAACGGGAATTCAGCAAGCTGTGA
- the pspB gene encoding envelope stress response membrane protein PspB, with protein MEDIIGILATPLIVFMVIVAPIWLVLHYRAKGRIGAGLADNEREQLQGLLVRAEKMQERVGALESILDAEVPGWRNKV; from the coding sequence ATGGAAGACATCATTGGCATTCTGGCGACGCCGCTCATCGTCTTCATGGTGATCGTCGCCCCCATCTGGCTGGTGCTGCACTATCGTGCCAAAGGCAGGATAGGGGCAGGCCTCGCCGACAACGAGCGCGAACAGTTGCAAGGGTTGCTGGTGCGCGCCGAGAAGATGCAGGAGCGGGTCGGTGCCCTGGAGTCCATCCTGGATGCCGAGGTCCCCGGCTGGAGGAACAAGGTATGA
- the pspF gene encoding phage shock protein operon transcriptional activator, with translation MSTTTESLLGESNAFLEIIEQASRLAPLRKPVLIIGERGTGKELIAHRLHYLSARWDQSFVTINCATLSESLLETELFGHEAGAFTGAAKRHQGRFERADGGTLFLDELATTSARVQEKLLRVIEYGEFERVGGAKPLKVDVRLVCATNEDLPALADKGLFRHDLLDRLAFDVITLPPLRERREDILMLAEHFAHSMTRELGYPLFAGFSRKATQLMLDYPWPGNVRELKNVVERSIYRQGNPQLPLAELVLNPFDSPWRPRAASVQTSAPAGEAPPAGSPPLQLPLDLKSTVAEFEINLLKQGMQQSQYNQRKAAQLLALSYHQFRGMLRKYQLLDGDDGNGNPEHDGA, from the coding sequence ATGAGCACAACCACGGAGAGCCTGTTGGGTGAGTCCAACGCATTTCTCGAGATCATTGAGCAGGCCTCGCGACTCGCCCCCCTGCGCAAACCCGTGCTCATCATTGGCGAGCGGGGCACCGGCAAGGAGCTCATCGCCCACCGCCTACATTATCTCTCGGCCCGCTGGGATCAAAGCTTTGTCACCATCAACTGCGCCACCTTGAGTGAAAGCTTGCTGGAGACCGAGCTGTTTGGCCACGAGGCAGGCGCCTTCACCGGCGCCGCCAAGCGTCACCAGGGCCGTTTCGAACGAGCGGACGGGGGCACCCTCTTTCTCGACGAGCTGGCCACCACCAGCGCCCGGGTGCAGGAAAAGCTGCTGCGGGTCATCGAATACGGGGAGTTCGAGCGGGTCGGCGGGGCCAAGCCCCTCAAGGTGGACGTGCGCCTGGTGTGCGCCACCAACGAGGATCTGCCCGCCTTGGCAGACAAGGGGCTGTTTCGACACGATCTGCTGGATAGATTGGCCTTTGACGTGATAACCCTCCCCCCTTTGCGGGAGCGACGGGAGGATATCCTGATGCTGGCGGAGCACTTCGCCCACAGCATGACCAGGGAACTCGGCTACCCGCTGTTTGCGGGTTTCTCCCGCAAGGCGACCCAGCTGATGCTCGACTACCCCTGGCCCGGCAACGTGCGGGAGCTGAAAAACGTGGTGGAGCGCAGCATCTACCGCCAGGGCAACCCGCAATTGCCGCTGGCGGAGCTGGTGCTCAATCCCTTCGACTCCCCCTGGCGCCCTCGCGCCGCGAGCGTGCAGACCTCCGCTCCCGCCGGGGAAGCGCCCCCTGCCGGCTCCCCGCCCCTCCAGTTGCCGCTGGATCTCAAGAGCACGGTGGCCGAGTTCGAGATTAATTTACTCAAGCAAGGGATGCAGCAATCTCAGTATAATCAGCGCAAAGCGGCCCAATTGCTGGCGCTGAGTTACCACCAGTTCAGGGGCATGCTGCGAAAATACCAGTTGCTCGACGGGGATGATGGCAATGGCAACCCAGAGCACGACGGCGCCTGA
- a CDS encoding YcjX family protein: MLRNKFEQQWSVLQHKANEVVNRVRDRHIRLAVTGLSRSGKTAFITALVNQLEHAAIDGRLPLWDAQRQGRILGARRVPQQNVHIPTFPYERGLDALFGDPPAWPEPTRGVAEVRLEIRYRTRHPLRRHLGEISTLYVDLVDYPGEWLLDLPLLDLSYEQWSEQVEQQLRRPELQALASRWLAPAWQAEQPFEEKPACELAERYTDYLHACKRELGLHLIQPGRFVLPGEYAGAPLLQFVPWVWDKPAHEPADGTLYATFKQRFEQYKQHLVQGFYEQHFAGFDRQIVLVDCLQPLNAGAASFGDMQQAIARIMESFAYGKSNWWRRLFAPRIDKLLFVASKADHVTPEQHGPLVSLLQHLVSSGRGQARFEGIETECLALAAIKATEVGKGQANGREFPAIRGTSLDGEPLLLFPGEVPSQIPSAQWWQHQGFDFQAFRPLPMSAHQALPHIRLDAALEFLLGDHLE, translated from the coding sequence TTGCTACGAAACAAGTTCGAACAGCAGTGGTCCGTGCTGCAACACAAGGCCAATGAGGTAGTGAACCGGGTTCGGGATCGCCACATCCGGCTAGCGGTCACCGGCCTCTCCCGCAGTGGCAAGACCGCCTTCATCACGGCGCTGGTAAACCAGCTGGAGCATGCGGCCATCGACGGTCGGCTGCCCTTGTGGGATGCCCAGCGTCAGGGGCGGATCCTGGGGGCCCGTCGGGTGCCCCAGCAAAACGTCCACATCCCCACCTTCCCCTACGAGCGGGGGCTCGACGCTCTGTTTGGCGATCCCCCCGCCTGGCCCGAGCCCACCCGCGGGGTGGCCGAGGTACGCCTCGAAATTCGTTATCGCACCCGCCATCCCTTGCGTCGCCATCTGGGGGAGATCTCCACCCTCTATGTGGATCTGGTGGATTACCCCGGCGAGTGGCTGCTGGACTTGCCGCTGCTGGATCTCAGCTACGAGCAGTGGAGCGAGCAGGTTGAGCAGCAGCTGCGCCGCCCCGAGCTGCAGGCGCTCGCCAGTCGCTGGCTGGCGCCGGCCTGGCAGGCAGAGCAGCCGTTCGAGGAGAAACCGGCCTGCGAGCTGGCGGAGCGTTACACCGACTACCTGCACGCCTGCAAGCGGGAGCTCGGTCTGCACCTCATCCAGCCCGGGCGCTTTGTGCTGCCGGGGGAGTATGCCGGTGCACCGCTGCTGCAATTCGTGCCCTGGGTGTGGGACAAGCCTGCCCACGAGCCTGCCGACGGCACCCTCTACGCCACCTTCAAGCAGCGCTTCGAGCAGTACAAGCAGCACCTGGTACAGGGCTTCTACGAGCAGCATTTCGCCGGGTTTGATCGCCAGATCGTGCTGGTGGACTGCCTGCAACCCCTCAACGCCGGTGCCGCCAGCTTTGGTGACATGCAACAGGCCATCGCCCGCATCATGGAGAGCTTTGCCTACGGCAAGAGCAACTGGTGGCGCAGGCTGTTCGCCCCGCGCATCGACAAGTTGCTGTTCGTGGCGAGCAAGGCCGATCACGTGACCCCGGAGCAGCACGGGCCTCTGGTCTCTCTGTTGCAACATCTGGTGAGCAGCGGTCGCGGCCAGGCTCGCTTCGAGGGCATCGAGACCGAATGCCTGGCGCTCGCCGCCATCAAGGCCACCGAGGTGGGCAAGGGGCAGGCCAATGGCCGGGAGTTCCCCGCCATCCGTGGCACCAGTCTGGACGGCGAGCCCTTGCTGCTGTTTCCCGGGGAGGTGCCTTCCCAGATCCCGTCGGCCCAGTGGTGGCAACACCAGGGCTTTGATTTCCAGGCATTTCGCCCGTTGCCCATGAGCGCCCATCAGGCGCTGCCCCATATCCGGCTCGATGCCGCGCTGGAATTCTTGCTCGGGGATCATCTCGAATAA
- a CDS encoding peptide ABC transporter ATP-binding protein: protein MTEPSLLQVRGLCKTYQNRTGLFRRQAVEAIKPLSFSLETGQTLAIVGEAGSGKSTLARILAGMIEPSGGEIAVEGQRLVHGDYQTRCKLLRMIFQDPNTSLNRKIRVGQILETPLRLNTALSEEERREKVVQTLRMVGMLPDHALFYPQMLSAGQQQRVGLARALILNPKIVVADEALSTLDISVRSQIINLLLEMQETTGLSYVLVANDLGIVSHISDEVLVMHEGRVVERGKTLKVFADPQHEVTRRLIQNYNNEYRR from the coding sequence GTGACCGAACCCTCTCTGTTGCAGGTCAGGGGCCTGTGCAAGACCTATCAGAACCGTACCGGCCTGTTCCGGCGCCAGGCGGTGGAGGCGATCAAACCCCTCTCCTTCAGCCTGGAGACGGGTCAGACCCTGGCCATCGTCGGCGAGGCGGGCTCCGGCAAGAGCACTCTCGCGCGCATTCTGGCGGGCATGATAGAGCCGAGCGGCGGCGAGATCGCCGTCGAGGGCCAGCGCCTGGTACACGGCGACTACCAGACCCGCTGCAAGCTGCTGCGGATGATCTTCCAGGACCCCAACACCTCCCTTAACCGCAAGATCCGGGTCGGCCAGATCCTGGAGACCCCCCTTCGCCTCAACACGGCGCTGAGCGAGGAGGAACGACGGGAGAAGGTCGTCCAGACCCTGCGCATGGTGGGCATGCTGCCGGATCACGCCCTCTTCTACCCCCAGATGCTCTCCGCCGGTCAGCAGCAACGGGTGGGGCTGGCACGTGCTCTGATCCTCAACCCCAAAATCGTGGTGGCGGATGAGGCGCTGTCGACCCTGGATATCTCGGTGCGCTCCCAGATCATCAACCTGCTGCTGGAGATGCAGGAGACCACGGGGCTGAGCTATGTGCTGGTCGCCAACGATCTGGGCATCGTCAGCCACATCAGCGACGAGGTGCTGGTGATGCACGAGGGCCGGGTGGTGGAGCGTGGCAAGACCCTCAAGGTGTTCGCCGATCCCCAGCACGAGGTGACCCGCCGCCTCATCCAGAACTACAACAACGAATACCGCCGATAA
- the pspA gene encoding phage shock protein PspA, with the protein MSIFSRLADIINSNLTALLDKAEDPQKMVRLIIQEMEDELVKERSNLARFLANQKEIGRQVCRHQERVDEWQAKAELALTKGREDLARAALIEKKKQVELADALQREQQAVDSGIDKLGDEIRQLEAKLEDARARQKAMAIRSEAASSRLNVQSQVARGDSQAVVSKFERMERRIDEMEARADLGQSDKALAQQFAELEVDDQISRELEAMREKLGQNPAPKGE; encoded by the coding sequence ATGAGTATTTTTTCCCGTCTGGCCGACATCATCAATTCCAACCTGACGGCCCTGCTCGACAAGGCAGAAGATCCCCAGAAGATGGTGCGCCTGATCATCCAGGAGATGGAAGATGAACTGGTGAAGGAGCGCTCCAACCTGGCCCGCTTCCTCGCCAACCAGAAAGAGATTGGCCGCCAGGTCTGCCGCCATCAGGAGCGGGTGGACGAGTGGCAGGCCAAGGCCGAGCTGGCGCTGACCAAGGGCCGTGAAGATCTGGCCCGCGCCGCCCTCATCGAGAAGAAGAAGCAGGTGGAGCTCGCCGATGCGCTCCAGCGGGAGCAGCAGGCGGTGGACAGCGGCATCGACAAGCTGGGGGATGAAATTCGCCAGCTGGAAGCCAAACTCGAAGACGCCCGTGCCCGCCAGAAGGCGATGGCCATTCGCAGCGAAGCGGCCAGCAGCCGCCTAAACGTGCAAAGCCAGGTGGCCCGTGGCGACAGCCAGGCCGTGGTCAGCAAGTTCGAGCGCATGGAGCGTCGCATCGACGAGATGGAAGCCCGCGCCGATCTGGGGCAATCCGACAAGGCGCTGGCCCAGCAATTCGCCGAGCTGGAAGTGGACGATCAGATCAGTCGTGAACTCGAGGCCATGCGTGAGAAGCTGGGTCAGAACCCGGCTCCCAAAGGAGAGTAA
- a CDS encoding ABC transporter permease: protein MFFYILRRITLLLITLLVLSIGAYLLEYRLITQVLDFWHGYPDFMRRIFAGNLGVSSVSGQPVLDEIRHYFPATLTLCLAAFAISLLVGIPLGTLAALYQGRSVDLSIMTAGLIGYAVPVFWLGLLMVMFFSLDLGWLPSSGQISLLYDVPNISGIAIIDVLMSQEPWREAALHDALRHLVLPSLVLAVVPTTEVIRHVRSSLIDVMKQNYIKAAASRGLSRRQIVWRHGLKNALPPVLPLLGLQLGSVLTSAMITEVVFDWPGIGRWLVSSIALQDYAAIRGASLVVASFVIFTSVSTELLTTIMYPARRKELYAKQH from the coding sequence ATGTTCTTCTATATCCTGCGCCGCATCACCTTGCTGCTCATCACCCTGCTGGTGCTGAGCATCGGGGCCTATCTGCTGGAATATCGCCTCATCACCCAGGTACTGGACTTCTGGCACGGCTACCCGGACTTCATGCGCCGGATCTTCGCCGGCAATCTCGGCGTCTCCAGCGTCTCCGGCCAGCCGGTGCTGGACGAGATCCGTCACTACTTCCCGGCTACCCTGACCCTCTGCCTCGCGGCCTTCGCCATCTCCCTGCTGGTGGGGATCCCGCTCGGCACCCTGGCCGCCCTCTACCAGGGGCGCAGCGTGGATCTCTCCATCATGACCGCCGGCCTCATCGGCTATGCCGTGCCGGTGTTCTGGCTGGGGCTGCTGATGGTGATGTTCTTCTCCCTGGATCTCGGCTGGCTGCCGAGCTCGGGCCAGATCAGTCTGCTCTATGACGTGCCCAACATCAGCGGCATTGCGATCATCGACGTGCTGATGAGCCAGGAGCCCTGGCGCGAGGCGGCCCTGCACGATGCCCTTCGCCATTTGGTGCTCCCCTCCCTGGTGCTGGCGGTGGTGCCCACCACCGAGGTGATCCGCCATGTGCGCAGCTCCCTCATCGACGTGATGAAGCAGAACTACATCAAGGCCGCGGCGAGCCGTGGCCTCTCCCGTCGCCAGATCGTCTGGCGCCACGGCCTCAAGAATGCCCTGCCCCCGGTGTTGCCCCTGCTCGGGTTGCAGCTCGGCAGCGTACTCACCTCCGCCATGATCACCGAGGTCGTGTTCGACTGGCCCGGCATTGGTCGCTGGCTGGTGAGCAGCATCGCCCTGCAGGATTATGCCGCCATCCGGGGAGCCTCCCTGGTGGTGGCGAGCTTCGTCATCTTCACCAGCGTCAGCACCGAACTGCTGACCACCATCATGTATCCGGCCAGGCGCAAAGAGCTCTATGCAAAGCAACACTGA